A portion of the Candidatus Poseidoniia archaeon genome contains these proteins:
- a CDS encoding 50S ribosomal protein L37ae: MSQGTRKVGSTGRFGPRYGVSVRRRIGSVEAKQRKWHDCPECTKPRVRRVSTGIYRCRSCGLEFASGAYYPTPVEK, translated from the coding sequence ATGAGTCAGGGAACCCGTAAGGTTGGCAGCACCGGCCGCTTCGGCCCGCGCTACGGCGTCTCCGTCAGGCGACGCATCGGCTCGGTCGAGGCAAAGCAACGCAAATGGCACGACTGCCCCGAGTGCACCAAACCGCGCGTGCGGCGCGTCTCGACTGGCATCTATCGCTGCCGCAGCTGCGGACTCGAGTTCGCCAGCGGCGCCTACTACCCGACTCCGGTGGAGAAGTAA
- a CDS encoding KEOPS complex subunit Pcc1 codes for MRASLDLRTGPRTAAVAAALAPEVEAGVPKVKLEMSSAGERLRLELEAEDLVSLRAALNSFLGWAACAQQVAENGD; via the coding sequence ATGCGCGCGTCGCTCGACCTGCGCACCGGCCCCCGCACGGCGGCGGTCGCGGCTGCGCTCGCTCCCGAAGTCGAGGCGGGCGTCCCCAAAGTCAAGCTGGAGATGAGCAGCGCCGGCGAGCGACTGCGGCTCGAGCTCGAGGCCGAAGACCTTGTCAGCCTGCGCGCCGCGCTCAATTCCTTTTTAGGCTGGGCCGCCTGCGCGCAGCAGGTGGCTGAAAATGGCGACTGA
- a CDS encoding PrsW family intramembrane metalloprotease: MLPRGLFRIYGLVLGNLLLLMGGQLAYLYFVPLEQDGTPLLLPAVPLLPYFMLIMLCSGALIVGALLQKMPRPLLFIPSRKGGGLPPFRGYFLPGQGERYYHRELPEDDLPLPEMAPPEELAEPPWIQPVPSQPLELPAAKWLLLGFLMAIALGVAVLAEKGEFLLLFPLAFVAAFSFPALLWVSYIYRRTHSGPEPQRMVLIALSWGMFATLPASLLNDAGGRLLGADPMLMLEGGALGRAEILLVTVVAPLVEEALKPLGLLFVMSRLRTPYEGVLYGAACGMGFAMMENMLYDLLVLIWYGADAWTINAFARGVGSTVLHAVGPALVGFALALSRNGDWPANRVVPAAYLGGVIIHGAWNGAATLPFIFPDDPQMATNSWVALGLVLVACLLLVRELLRRGLAYDEPQPPQPEP; the protein is encoded by the coding sequence GTGCTGCCGCGAGGACTATTCCGCATCTACGGTCTCGTGCTGGGCAACCTGCTGCTGCTGATGGGGGGGCAGCTGGCGTATCTCTATTTCGTCCCGCTGGAGCAGGACGGCACGCCGCTGCTGCTGCCCGCGGTGCCGCTGCTGCCCTACTTCATGCTCATCATGCTCTGCTCGGGCGCGCTCATCGTCGGGGCGCTGCTACAGAAGATGCCGCGGCCGCTGCTCTTCATCCCGTCGCGGAAGGGCGGCGGGCTGCCGCCCTTCCGCGGCTACTTCCTGCCGGGGCAGGGCGAGCGCTACTACCATCGCGAACTCCCCGAGGACGACCTGCCACTGCCCGAGATGGCGCCGCCCGAGGAGCTGGCGGAGCCGCCCTGGATTCAGCCCGTCCCGAGCCAGCCACTCGAGCTGCCGGCGGCGAAATGGCTGCTGCTCGGCTTCCTGATGGCGATTGCGCTGGGGGTCGCGGTGCTGGCCGAAAAGGGCGAATTCCTGTTGCTCTTTCCGCTGGCGTTCGTCGCCGCCTTCTCCTTCCCGGCGCTACTCTGGGTGAGCTATATCTACCGCCGCACGCACAGCGGGCCCGAGCCGCAGCGGATGGTGCTGATTGCGCTCTCGTGGGGCATGTTCGCGACGCTGCCGGCGAGCCTGCTGAACGATGCCGGCGGGCGGCTGCTGGGCGCCGACCCGATGCTGATGCTCGAGGGCGGCGCGCTCGGCCGGGCCGAAATCCTGCTGGTGACGGTAGTCGCGCCGCTGGTCGAGGAGGCGCTAAAGCCGCTCGGCCTGCTGTTCGTGATGAGCCGGCTGCGGACGCCGTACGAGGGGGTGCTCTACGGCGCCGCGTGCGGGATGGGGTTCGCGATGATGGAGAACATGCTGTACGACCTGCTGGTGCTGATATGGTACGGCGCCGACGCCTGGACCATCAACGCCTTCGCGCGCGGCGTCGGCTCGACCGTGCTGCACGCGGTCGGCCCGGCGCTGGTCGGCTTCGCGCTGGCGCTGTCGCGCAACGGCGACTGGCCGGCGAACCGGGTCGTGCCGGCCGCCTATCTCGGCGGTGTCATCATCCACGGCGCCTGGAACGGCGCCGCGACGCTGCCGTTCATCTTCCCCGACGACCCGCAGATGGCGACCAACTCGTGGGTCGCGCTGGGGCTGGTACTGGTCGCCTGCCTGCTGCTGGTGCGCGAGCTGCTCCGCCGCGGGCTGGCGTATGACGAGCCGCAGCCGCCGCAGCCTGAACCCTGA
- a CDS encoding PQQ-binding-like beta-propeller repeat protein — protein sequence MPETSRFRLVLPGPALSLAVAADGSTIVAGDRNGNLTVSDGDGALLWQRKLGEGIHGVAVSRDGQRIVCGSKDCQLRMFTRAGELEWEQPLGKSVWSLAMDPGGSFLATGTGDSVAFYTDGGILVWEYETARAMVGVSISRAGSRIIACGDEQLFCLDGDGALLWQKKRGDSLWDAAISEDGGRVFLGGWDRKVHCLDGSGDERWEYLTDGYVRAVCPTADGGVLAASHDGCIYRLSPAGDALAVRRPGGELTSVGCSASLALAVAGTGTDVVAYSMDAADTAAPAAAPAPAAQPEEDNLFGFGMFGDIEPDTSGLGDYVPGTAATPPAIGTAGEGGEFREFAAEMVKEDVRNYLRLGNVAWRGGRFARAAEHYERATQVAPDEPRGWHNLAVCRYYLARKSNPDDIEGAVRQAYEPLRSANRSNTQYGPALATLEYFAELLKLEEDSK from the coding sequence ATGCCCGAAACGTCCCGATTCCGGCTGGTCCTGCCCGGTCCGGCCCTCAGCCTGGCGGTCGCCGCCGATGGCTCGACCATCGTTGCGGGGGACCGCAATGGAAACCTCACCGTCTCCGACGGGGATGGGGCGCTGCTGTGGCAGCGCAAGCTGGGCGAAGGCATCCACGGCGTCGCAGTCTCGCGCGACGGGCAGCGGATTGTCTGCGGCAGCAAGGATTGCCAGCTACGGATGTTCACCCGCGCGGGCGAGCTCGAGTGGGAGCAGCCGCTCGGCAAGTCGGTCTGGTCTTTAGCGATGGACCCCGGCGGCAGCTTCCTCGCCACAGGTACCGGCGACTCGGTCGCGTTCTACACCGACGGCGGCATACTCGTGTGGGAATACGAGACCGCGCGCGCGATGGTCGGCGTCAGCATCTCGCGGGCCGGGTCGCGGATTATCGCCTGCGGAGATGAGCAGCTCTTCTGCCTCGATGGCGATGGGGCGTTGCTGTGGCAGAAGAAGCGCGGCGACTCGCTCTGGGACGCCGCCATCAGCGAGGATGGCGGTCGCGTCTTCCTCGGCGGCTGGGACCGCAAGGTGCACTGCCTTGATGGTAGCGGCGATGAGCGCTGGGAATACCTTACCGACGGTTACGTGCGCGCAGTCTGCCCGACCGCCGACGGCGGGGTGCTGGCCGCCTCGCACGACGGTTGCATCTACCGGCTCTCACCGGCCGGCGACGCGCTGGCGGTGCGGAGGCCGGGCGGCGAGCTGACCTCGGTGGGCTGTAGCGCCAGCCTCGCACTGGCAGTCGCCGGCACCGGCACCGACGTCGTCGCCTACAGTATGGACGCGGCTGACACGGCCGCGCCGGCAGCGGCGCCAGCCCCGGCGGCGCAGCCCGAGGAGGACAACCTGTTCGGCTTCGGGATGTTCGGCGACATCGAGCCCGACACCAGCGGGCTGGGCGACTACGTGCCCGGCACCGCCGCCACGCCACCGGCAATCGGCACCGCGGGTGAAGGCGGCGAATTCCGTGAATTCGCCGCCGAGATGGTCAAGGAGGATGTACGCAACTACCTGCGGCTCGGGAACGTCGCCTGGCGGGGGGGCCGCTTCGCGCGCGCGGCCGAGCATTACGAGCGGGCGACGCAGGTCGCGCCGGACGAGCCGCGCGGCTGGCACAATCTGGCGGTCTGCCGCTACTACCTCGCGCGCAAGTCCAACCCGGACGACATCGAGGGAGCGGTACGGCAGGCTTACGAGCCGCTGCGCAGCGCCAACCGTAGCAATACACAGTACGGGCCGGCGCTCGCGACACTTGAGTATTTTGCCGAGCTGCTGAAGCTGGAAGAAGATAGCAAGTAA
- a CDS encoding DNA-directed RNA polymerase subunit P, translating to MVNYKCSVCGTSLEMDLETLGLTCRKCGNKIFYKKRPSTKKTVISD from the coding sequence ATGGTCAACTACAAATGCTCGGTCTGCGGCACTTCGCTCGAGATGGACCTTGAGACGCTCGGGCTGACCTGTCGCAAGTGCGGCAACAAGATTTTCTACAAGAAGCGCCCTTCGACCAAGAAGACAGTCATATCTGACTGA
- the psmA gene encoding archaeal proteasome endopeptidase complex subunit alpha codes for MQAGHMAYDRAITVFSPDGRLFQVEYAREAVKRGTTTVGIKFKDGVVLIVDKRLSSKLIEPDSIEKMFKIDNHVGCATSGLVADARALVDRARVECQVNAFNYEEKIPVEALVKKLCDFKQSYTQYGGVRPFGTALLMAGVDETGPHLYETDPSGAMMAYKAGGIGAGRNEVMEVFEDNYKEGMTQAQAIALGLKALAAANEHKLKPEIIEIAVVSAKQEFHTLSKADVKKAVSKTK; via the coding sequence ATGCAGGCAGGCCACATGGCGTATGACCGCGCCATCACCGTATTCTCGCCCGACGGGCGGCTCTTCCAGGTCGAATACGCCCGCGAAGCGGTCAAGCGCGGTACCACGACCGTTGGTATCAAGTTCAAGGATGGAGTAGTACTGATTGTCGACAAACGGCTCAGCTCGAAGCTCATCGAGCCCGACTCGATTGAGAAAATGTTCAAGATTGACAACCATGTCGGCTGCGCCACTTCGGGGCTGGTCGCCGACGCGCGGGCGCTGGTCGACCGCGCGCGGGTCGAGTGTCAGGTTAACGCCTTCAACTACGAGGAGAAAATCCCAGTCGAGGCGCTGGTCAAGAAGCTCTGTGACTTCAAGCAGAGCTACACCCAGTACGGCGGCGTGCGGCCTTTCGGGACTGCGCTGCTGATGGCGGGCGTCGATGAGACGGGACCGCACCTCTACGAAACCGACCCCTCGGGCGCGATGATGGCGTACAAGGCGGGCGGCATCGGTGCCGGGCGCAACGAAGTCATGGAAGTCTTCGAGGATAACTACAAGGAAGGGATGACGCAGGCGCAGGCAATCGCCCTCGGCCTGAAGGCGCTGGCAGCAGCCAACGAACATAAGCTGAAGCCCGAAATCATCGAGATTGCGGTGGTCTCCGCCAAGCAGGAATTCCACACCCTTTCCAAGGCTGACGTGAAGAAGGCAGTCTCCAAAACCAAGTAA
- a CDS encoding DHH family phosphoesterase, giving the protein MVPVPAPDPAALEAALARELLLLVHHHGDADSVGCAIALAEAFPGARISATDGLSAAGKVMAERLEVEIEPGPPASWDGTVVVIDTSSPEHCAPLPTCRSVVVIDHHQTAGEWPAGTLLIHEPEAKSTAEIVTRLIPELGIELTPQMALPLLAGVYADTGHFRHATHDSFAAAQALTAAGGEPRQAMVLLDRVRPQQQRTTFLKAAQRLKFSQEGKWLLATTRTGSFESGTARLMVALGADVALAASGNRKGQVRISSRASSAAIEAGLNLAQLLEALADEQSGSAGGHPGAAGFQARGDPDALLAMARRECIAQLKSLAEGA; this is encoded by the coding sequence GTGGTCCCGGTGCCGGCTCCTGACCCTGCCGCGCTGGAGGCGGCGCTCGCGCGCGAGCTGCTGCTGCTGGTCCACCACCACGGTGACGCCGACTCGGTCGGCTGCGCCATCGCGCTCGCGGAAGCGTTCCCCGGCGCGCGCATCTCCGCCACCGACGGGCTGAGCGCCGCCGGCAAGGTGATGGCAGAGCGGCTCGAGGTCGAAATCGAGCCCGGACCGCCCGCGAGCTGGGACGGCACCGTGGTCGTCATCGATACATCCAGCCCGGAGCACTGCGCGCCGCTGCCCACCTGCCGCAGCGTAGTGGTGATTGACCATCACCAGACCGCGGGCGAATGGCCTGCGGGAACGTTGCTAATACACGAGCCGGAGGCGAAGAGCACCGCCGAAATCGTGACGCGCCTGATTCCGGAGCTGGGCATCGAGCTGACGCCGCAGATGGCGTTGCCGTTACTCGCCGGCGTCTACGCCGATACCGGCCACTTCCGCCACGCGACGCACGACAGCTTCGCGGCGGCGCAGGCGCTCACCGCCGCCGGCGGGGAGCCCCGTCAGGCGATGGTGCTGCTCGACCGCGTGCGGCCGCAGCAGCAGCGCACGACGTTCCTGAAGGCGGCGCAACGGCTCAAGTTTTCGCAAGAGGGCAAGTGGCTGCTGGCGACGACCCGCACCGGCTCGTTCGAGTCGGGGACGGCGCGGCTGATGGTGGCGCTGGGCGCCGACGTCGCGCTCGCCGCTTCGGGCAACAGGAAAGGGCAGGTGCGAATTTCGAGCCGTGCGTCGAGCGCGGCCATCGAGGCGGGGCTGAACCTGGCGCAGCTGCTCGAGGCGCTGGCCGACGAGCAGTCCGGCTCGGCTGGTGGCCATCCGGGGGCGGCCGGCTTCCAGGCGCGGGGCGACCCCGACGCGCTGCTGGCGATGGCGCGGCGAGAGTGCATCGCGCAGCTGAAATCGCTAGCCGAAGGCGCTTAA
- a CDS encoding PKD domain-containing protein, with the protein MRPALLLAALLLAAGCLDAGPGTLEDVEIMVPEGVIEGDPAQFSLLGPQPSGTKYYWEFGDGNGIVGAAPAHTYAGEGTYAVRLTAVAPDGATGAASASVEILHRNLPPTADAGPGLAARVHEQLRFDGSNSSDPEGVLAWAWDFGDGALGSGARPFHNYSAPGNYSVTLVVTDAEGLNATASTWAEVRLRNYSIGFTETTRTVNVPGYTAEGDMTEWLETLPYNVTSVTLRLEWSEDEAADALGLFPDDFELRGNSAWGARETARSTSGDLSVNFTVLDSIPAAREIEGESGADVYAQLLAGGDFSAKGRGDWTLAVTCHNAPSVGLILDLDGGNDWVLTLQYSYYFATVVELT; encoded by the coding sequence GTGCGCCCTGCCCTGCTGCTCGCTGCCCTCCTGCTCGCCGCCGGCTGCCTCGACGCCGGACCGGGGACGCTGGAGGACGTCGAGATTATGGTGCCGGAAGGTGTTATCGAGGGCGACCCGGCGCAATTCAGTCTGCTCGGCCCGCAGCCATCCGGCACGAAATATTACTGGGAATTCGGCGACGGCAACGGTATTGTTGGTGCGGCGCCAGCCCACACCTACGCTGGCGAAGGCACCTACGCGGTGCGGCTGACTGCCGTCGCCCCGGATGGCGCGACCGGCGCGGCGAGCGCCAGCGTCGAAATCCTGCACCGCAACCTGCCGCCGACCGCCGACGCCGGCCCCGGACTGGCGGCACGCGTGCACGAGCAGCTGCGGTTCGACGGCTCCAACTCGAGCGACCCCGAAGGCGTCCTCGCCTGGGCGTGGGACTTCGGCGACGGCGCGCTTGGTTCGGGGGCGCGACCGTTCCACAACTACTCGGCACCCGGCAACTACTCGGTCACGCTGGTCGTCACCGATGCCGAAGGGCTGAACGCCACGGCATCGACCTGGGCCGAGGTGCGGCTGCGCAACTACAGCATCGGCTTCACCGAGACCACCCGCACGGTGAACGTCCCGGGCTACACCGCGGAGGGCGACATGACCGAATGGCTCGAGACGCTGCCCTACAACGTCACCAGCGTCACACTCCGCCTCGAGTGGAGCGAGGACGAAGCGGCGGATGCGCTGGGGCTCTTCCCCGATGATTTCGAGCTGCGGGGCAACAGCGCCTGGGGCGCCCGCGAGACGGCGCGCTCGACTAGCGGCGACCTCTCGGTCAACTTCACGGTCCTCGACTCAATCCCAGCCGCGCGCGAGATAGAGGGTGAATCGGGCGCCGATGTCTACGCGCAGCTGCTGGCGGGAGGCGACTTCAGCGCCAAGGGCCGCGGCGACTGGACGCTGGCGGTAACCTGCCATAACGCCCCCTCCGTCGGCCTGATACTGGATCTGGACGGCGGCAACGACTGGGTACTGACGCTCCAGTACAGCTACTACTTCGCGACCGTGGTCGAGCTGACCTGA
- a CDS encoding ribosome assembly factor SBDS gives MVSLDEAVIARLESGGHKFEILIDPEAAQAFRENGEIDWDDALATEGVWSDSAKGEHAGDEAVQEVFGTLELEAVCTAILERGDIQLTAAQRKEMVERRHRQLVAHIASAAMNPQTGAPHPPQRIENALAEAKFAVDPLEALERQVERAVKALRPLLPISFEKMRVAVRIPAQHVGRCYGEMKALASITQEEYQSDGSWIAVLELAAGAHADLLDRLGSLTHGTAETKQL, from the coding sequence ATGGTATCGCTGGACGAGGCGGTAATTGCGCGCCTCGAATCCGGCGGCCACAAGTTCGAAATCCTGATTGACCCCGAAGCGGCGCAGGCGTTCCGCGAAAATGGCGAAATTGACTGGGACGACGCGCTCGCGACCGAAGGCGTCTGGAGCGACTCGGCCAAGGGCGAACACGCTGGCGACGAAGCGGTGCAGGAAGTGTTCGGCACGCTCGAGCTTGAGGCGGTCTGCACTGCCATCCTCGAGCGAGGCGACATCCAGCTCACCGCGGCGCAGCGCAAGGAAATGGTCGAGCGGCGGCACAGGCAGCTAGTGGCGCACATCGCCTCGGCAGCGATGAATCCGCAGACCGGCGCGCCACACCCGCCGCAGCGCATCGAAAATGCCTTGGCCGAAGCAAAGTTCGCGGTCGACCCGCTCGAAGCGCTCGAGCGGCAGGTCGAGCGCGCGGTGAAGGCACTGCGGCCGCTGCTGCCGATTTCGTTCGAGAAGATGCGTGTCGCCGTGCGGATTCCGGCGCAGCACGTCGGCCGCTGCTACGGCGAGATGAAGGCGCTCGCCAGCATCACGCAGGAGGAATACCAGTCGGACGGCAGCTGGATTGCGGTGCTTGAACTGGCGGCTGGCGCGCACGCCGACCTGCTCGACCGGCTCGGCTCGCTGACGCACGGCACCGCCGAGACGAAGCAGCTTTAG
- the rrp42 gene encoding exosome complex protein Rrp42 — MSSATVANLMRGHIEKLAADGKRTDGRETNEFRGVSIETGLIGTAEGSSRVSLGDTTVMCGVKLLVGTPYPDSPGRGSMTTTAELACLASEQFEPGPPREPAIELARVVDRGIRESQMIDFEGLCIEHGAKVWIVFIDMHILDHGGNLFDCCTLAAASALSNAKIPNVQHGIADKDVDLPISCWPISCTFAKLGEAIVLDPNHDEETVMSARLTVAHDENGNLRAMQKGYSGAFTPDEIKASVKTARTADKVLRKALKEATK; from the coding sequence ATGAGCTCTGCTACCGTAGCCAACCTGATGCGCGGGCACATCGAGAAGCTCGCCGCAGACGGCAAGCGCACCGACGGACGCGAGACCAACGAGTTCCGCGGCGTCAGCATCGAGACCGGACTCATCGGCACCGCCGAGGGGTCTTCGCGCGTCAGCCTGGGCGATACCACGGTGATGTGCGGCGTCAAGCTGCTGGTCGGCACGCCCTACCCCGATTCCCCGGGACGCGGCAGCATGACCACCACCGCCGAGCTGGCGTGCCTCGCTTCGGAGCAGTTCGAGCCCGGGCCGCCGCGTGAGCCCGCTATCGAGCTGGCACGCGTCGTCGACCGTGGCATCCGCGAGTCGCAGATGATTGACTTCGAGGGTCTCTGCATCGAGCATGGTGCAAAGGTGTGGATTGTCTTCATCGACATGCACATCCTGGACCACGGCGGCAACCTGTTCGACTGCTGCACGCTTGCCGCCGCGTCAGCGCTTTCGAACGCGAAAATCCCCAACGTCCAGCACGGCATCGCCGACAAGGACGTCGACCTGCCCATCAGTTGCTGGCCCATCTCCTGCACCTTCGCCAAGCTCGGGGAAGCCATCGTGCTCGACCCGAACCACGACGAGGAGACGGTGATGAGCGCACGGCTGACCGTGGCGCACGATGAGAACGGCAACCTGCGGGCGATGCAGAAGGGCTACAGCGGCGCCTTCACCCCCGATGAAATCAAGGCTTCAGTCAAGACCGCGCGTACCGCCGATAAGGTTTTACGCAAGGCGCTGAAAGAGGCCACGAAATGA
- the rrp41 gene encoding exosome complex exonuclease Rrp41, protein MAGGDSDIEFINKKGKRLDGRKPDELRDVRIEAGVLNRADGSCYLEWGNNKVYAGVFGPIECHPRHKQQQDRAIVQARYTMAPFSVNDRKRPGYDRRSSEISYIVSQALERVVMVEQFPRAAIRVDMQVVEAHAGTRCAALTAASVALADAGIPMRDIIPSCAAGKVSDTVVLDLNKEEDNYGQADLPLAIVPSTGEVVLLQLDGHLTPEEFEQALDMAYNGCMDLYEIQRAALANRYGGNA, encoded by the coding sequence ATGGCAGGCGGAGACAGCGATATCGAATTTATCAACAAGAAAGGCAAGCGGCTCGACGGTCGTAAGCCAGACGAGTTGCGCGACGTACGCATCGAGGCCGGCGTGCTGAACCGCGCCGACGGGTCATGCTACCTGGAGTGGGGCAACAACAAGGTGTACGCCGGGGTTTTCGGCCCCATCGAGTGCCACCCGCGCCACAAGCAGCAGCAGGACCGCGCCATCGTTCAGGCGCGCTACACCATGGCGCCTTTCAGCGTCAACGACCGCAAGCGGCCCGGCTACGACCGCCGCTCGAGCGAGATTTCCTACATCGTTTCGCAGGCGCTGGAGCGCGTCGTGATGGTCGAGCAGTTCCCGCGTGCCGCCATCCGGGTGGACATGCAGGTCGTCGAGGCGCACGCCGGCACCCGCTGCGCGGCGCTGACGGCGGCATCGGTCGCGCTGGCTGACGCCGGCATCCCGATGCGCGACATCATCCCGTCCTGCGCGGCGGGCAAGGTGAGCGACACCGTCGTGCTCGACCTGAACAAGGAAGAAGATAACTACGGGCAGGCGGACCTTCCGCTCGCCATCGTGCCTTCGACGGGCGAAGTGGTGCTGCTCCAGCTGGACGGCCACCTGACTCCCGAGGAGTTCGAGCAGGCGCTCGACATGGCGTATAACGGCTGTATGGACCTTTACGAAATCCAGCGGGCTGCACTTGCCAACCGCTACGGAGGCAACGCATGA
- a CDS encoding SDR family oxidoreductase, whose translation MGGTLDGKVALVTGGGTGIGRAIAERFAAEGARVAICGRRDAPLRETVAACGAQWMVADVSDRDSVATLAKWLEAEFERVDIVVNNAGLFLPGSATTTSEADWDTVVDTNLKGPWLVSRALLPLVPDGGCILNIGSTLGLRGIPDAAAYCAAKGGLVNLTRAMALELAPRVRVNCICPAVVETPMATDRIDAGTEDRAEMEGVQPMGCMGQPAEIAAMALHLCGPEAGWTTGSIVAVDGGVTAE comes from the coding sequence ATGGGCGGAACGCTCGACGGCAAGGTCGCGCTCGTGACCGGCGGCGGCACCGGCATCGGCCGCGCCATCGCCGAGCGGTTCGCCGCGGAAGGCGCGCGCGTCGCCATCTGCGGCCGGCGCGACGCGCCACTGCGCGAAACCGTGGCCGCCTGCGGGGCGCAGTGGATGGTCGCCGACGTCTCTGACCGCGACAGCGTCGCGACGCTGGCGAAATGGCTCGAAGCGGAGTTCGAGCGGGTCGATATAGTCGTCAACAACGCTGGGCTGTTCCTGCCGGGCTCTGCCACGACGACCAGCGAAGCGGACTGGGACACGGTTGTCGACACCAACCTGAAGGGGCCGTGGCTCGTATCGCGGGCGCTGCTGCCGCTGGTGCCGGACGGCGGCTGCATCCTGAACATCGGCTCGACGCTCGGCCTGCGCGGCATCCCCGACGCGGCCGCCTACTGCGCCGCTAAGGGCGGGCTCGTGAACCTGACGCGCGCGATGGCGCTTGAGCTGGCGCCGCGCGTGCGTGTCAACTGCATCTGCCCCGCGGTGGTCGAGACGCCGATGGCGACCGACCGCATTGACGCCGGGACCGAAGACCGCGCCGAAATGGAGGGCGTGCAGCCGATGGGGTGCATGGGCCAGCCGGCAGAAATCGCCGCGATGGCGCTGCACCTTTGCGGCCCGGAAGCGGGCTGGACCACCGGGTCGATTGTCGCGGTCGATGGCGGCGTGACGGCCGAATAG
- a CDS encoding KH domain-containing protein, which produces MTKSSSKQASGRSVLLPGDKLEADQKAGSGTFRRDGEAHTAVLGFSSESSGYTNVQPIAGRYSPRVGDKVVAVCVETGPSLWRMDIGAFQNSMLHHSETDWKVDFGDTASFIGIGDAALAEVYMVDGSGSHQVTLKKNDCRKLYAGTIVHVAPTCVNRVIGKQGSMITLIREKTGCRIQAGQNGLIWIDGEPDQIARAQQAVETISREATSSGLTEKIEKLLE; this is translated from the coding sequence ATGACAAAATCTTCATCTAAACAAGCCAGCGGCAGGTCTGTCCTGCTGCCGGGCGACAAGCTGGAAGCCGACCAGAAGGCCGGTTCCGGAACCTTCCGCCGCGACGGAGAGGCGCACACCGCCGTGCTCGGCTTTTCGAGCGAGAGTTCCGGCTACACCAACGTCCAGCCGATAGCGGGGCGCTACAGCCCGCGCGTCGGCGACAAGGTCGTCGCGGTCTGTGTCGAGACCGGCCCTTCGCTCTGGCGCATGGACATCGGCGCGTTCCAGAACTCGATGCTGCACCACAGCGAGACTGACTGGAAGGTGGACTTCGGCGATACCGCCAGCTTCATCGGCATCGGTGACGCGGCGCTGGCCGAGGTATACATGGTCGACGGCAGCGGCAGCCACCAGGTCACCCTGAAGAAGAACGACTGCCGCAAACTCTATGCCGGTACCATCGTCCATGTTGCGCCCACGTGCGTGAACCGCGTGATTGGCAAGCAGGGATCGATGATTACACTAATTCGCGAAAAGACGGGATGCCGCATCCAGGCCGGCCAGAACGGCTTAATCTGGATAGATGGCGAACCCGACCAGATTGCCCGCGCCCAGCAGGCAGTCGAGACTATTTCCCGCGAGGCAACTAGCAGCGGGCTGACGGAGAAAATCGAAAAACTACTGGAGTGA
- a CDS encoding prefoldin subunit beta produces the protein MATDPIPDDVRQQLEQFEQLRQQAQALAQQQSQVEMAVREAVRTLEELDEVAADTPLYRASGAIMVRVDDLKKLKSDLKEEQETLELRTKTLKTQIDKLNTQLQEMQTRLTPVLQRLQGPGGPGAGS, from the coding sequence ATGGCGACTGACCCGATTCCCGACGACGTGCGGCAGCAGCTGGAGCAGTTCGAGCAGCTGCGGCAGCAGGCGCAGGCGCTGGCACAGCAGCAGTCGCAGGTCGAGATGGCGGTGCGCGAGGCGGTGCGCACGCTCGAGGAGCTGGATGAGGTCGCGGCCGATACGCCGCTCTACCGCGCCAGCGGCGCCATCATGGTGCGCGTCGACGACCTGAAGAAGCTGAAGAGCGACCTGAAGGAAGAGCAGGAGACGCTCGAGCTGCGGACGAAAACGCTCAAAACGCAAATCGATAAGCTGAATACCCAGTTGCAGGAGATGCAGACACGGCTGACGCCGGTGCTACAGCGGCTGCAGGGTCCGGGTGGTCCCGGTGCCGGCTCCTGA